Proteins encoded by one window of Vitis riparia cultivar Riparia Gloire de Montpellier isolate 1030 chromosome 11, EGFV_Vit.rip_1.0, whole genome shotgun sequence:
- the LOC117924516 gene encoding probable receptor-like serine/threonine-protein kinase At5g57670, whose translation MRYIRSGSFKRLFSAKRRSFEEESQTPGGCAHDDGNEAFGVGGNETKHPQKPTWKCFSYEEIFHATSGFSTDNMVGKGGYAEVYRGTLEDGEAVAVKRLTKASTDERKEKEFLTEIGTIGHVCHPNVSSLLGCCIDNGLYLIFQFFSRGSVSSVLHDENSLSLDWKIRYKIAVGTARGLHYLHKGCQRRIIHRDIKASNVLLTADYEPQISDFGLAKWLPSQWTHHSIVPIEGTFGHLAPEYFMHGIVDEKTDVFAFGVFLLEIISGRKPVDGSHQSLHSWARPILNQGEIEKVVDPRLGGIYDVAQLKRLAFASSLCIRSSSIWRPTMSEVLEAMLGGEIDEERWKMPEEEEEQEEFWGFDDLECESDTSFSTSPHDSISTRSIS comes from the exons ATGAGATACATAAGGTCTGGCAGCTTCAAGAGGCTCTTCTCGGCTAAGAGGCGCAGTTTTGAGGAGGAAAGCCAGACCCCAGGTGGCTGTGCTCATGATGACGGCAATGAGGCCTTCGGGGTTGGTGGGAATGAAACAAAGCACCCTCAGAAACCCACCTGGAAATGCTTCTCCTATGAGGAGATTTTTCATGCCACCAGTGGGTTCAGCACAG ATAATATGGTTGGAAAAGGAGGGTATGCTGAGGTGTACAGAGGAACCCTGGAAGATGGTGAGGCTGTTGCTGTGAAAAGGCTGACAAAAGCTTCCACTGAtgagagaaaagagaaggaGTTTCTCACAGAGATAGGAACAATCGGTCATGTATGCCATCCGAATGTCTCCTCACTCTTGGGTTGTTGTATAGACAATGGGCTCTATCTCATCTTCCAGTTCTTTTCAAGAGGCTCTGTTTCTTCTGTTCTTCATG ATGAGAATTCTCTGTCATTGGATTGGAAAATAAGGTATAAGATTGCAGTTGGGACAGCCCGGGGCCTCCATTATCTGCATAAAGGCTGCCAGAGGAGGATAATTCACCGAGACATCAAGGCCTCCAACGTTCTATTGACTGCAGATTATGAGCCACAG ATATCGGATTTCGGGTTAGCGAAATGGCTTCCATCGCAATGGACTCATCATTCAATTGTTCCAATAGAAGGAACATTTGG CCATTTAGCACCCGAATACTTCATGCATGGGATTGTTGATGAGAAGACCGATGTCTTTGCCTTTGGAGTCTTCCTCCTGGAGATCATTTCTGGCCGAAAACCGGTTGATGGGTCTCACCAAAGCTTGCATAGCTGG GCCAGACCTATCCTAAACCAAGGGGAAATTGAGAAGGTTGTGGACCCAAGGCTTGGAGGGATCTATGATGTTGCCCAGCTGAAGCGACTCGCCTTTGCGTCGTCTCTTTGCATTAGGTCATCATCCATCTGGCGCCCGACCATGAGTGAG GTATTGGAGGCGATGCTGGGAGGGGAGATTGACGAAGAGAGGTGGAAGATGcctgaggaagaagaagagcagGAAGAGTTCTGGGGTTTTGATGATCTTGAATGTGAAAGTGACACTTCCTTCTCAACATCCCCACATGACTCAATCTCAACCCGAAGTATTTCTTAA